A stretch of Aspergillus nidulans FGSC A4 chromosome VI DNA encodes these proteins:
- a CDS encoding uncharacterized protein (transcript_id=CADANIAT00010101) → MVSPQPTSPTPSKRSRGFSSSGRSDRSEKTHRSSGSGHKISLTETSEEKHRRSLQTKADPMLAINEAQPNLVALEKSNLGSLRAMQHKDQYGNIITDPDLSNPTRPRFERPLDTIRSFEAAIYGQYTSRPASYAQTGEDGGDYSRRSSYYNPYSNGQTRQHNDRGYYNGRPSHSRPNSYMDNGNGYYNSGGPPESYYPYNQNGGRRPRQYPRGHSEQPSYSSQQSGYNQNSYAQSGYFKSSDNVTVATPSGSGSTPDQWANSTDPSSINSSFDQFQQQQQQQQQERTIADNYGFQGFGAGPNINDETFAPNVAGKAPYGQDFAAQPAHDPNFGGPVGGPQNPQLVAGRRHLQRKSQQQSVSSDAGDNGTKRKSWFKRTFTKS, encoded by the exons ATGGTCTCCCCCCAGCCCACGTCCCCGACGCCCTCCAAGCGCAGTCGTGGTTTCAGCTCCAGCGGCAGGTCCGACAGATCAGAGAAAACCCATCGTTCCAGCGGCTCGGGCCATAAAATATCCCTCACTGAGACTTCTGAAGAAAAACACAGACGGAGTTTACAAACTAAAGCTGACCCAATGCTTGCTATAAACGAGGCGCAACCGA ATTTGGTTGCTCTTGAAAAGTCAAACCTGGGTAGCCTCAGGGCTATGCAGCACAAAGACCAGTATGGCAACATTATAA CCGACCCCGACCTCTCTAATCCTACGCGACCCCGATTCGAACGCCCTTTAGACACAATTCGGTCATTCGAGGCGGCCATTTACGGGCAATATACTAGTCGCCCTGCATCTTACGCGCAAACAG GTGAAGATGGCGGCGACTACAGTAGACGTAGTAGCTACTACAACCCATACTCGAACGGGCAAACTCGGCAACACAACGATCGCGGATACTATAACGGCCGCCCAAGCCATTCGCGACCGAACAGTTATATGGACAACGGAAACGGTTATTATAATAGCGGCGGACCCCCGGAAAGCTACTATCCATATAACCAAAACGGTGGGCGGCGACCGCGTCAATATCCCCGAGGTCATTCCGAGCAACCCTCATACTCCAGCCAACAAAGCGGATATAATCAGAATTCATACGCGCAAAGCGGGTACTTCAAGTCGTCGGACAACGTTACCGTTGCGACGCCTTCCGGCTCTGGCAGCACTCCCGATCAGTGGGCCAATTCGACCGATCCAAGCTCGATAAACAGTTCATTTGACCAgtttcagcagcagcagcagcagcagcagcaggagcgaACAATCGCGGACAACTATGGCTTCCAGGGATTTGGCGCCGGGCCGAATATCAACGACGAAACATTTGCTCCCAACGTGGCTGGAAAGGCTCCATACGGACAGGATTTTGCGGCACAACCTGCCCATGATCCAAATTTTGGTGGCCCTGTCGGTGGCCCGCAAAACCCTCAGCTTGTCGCTGGTCGACGCCATCTCCAGCGCAAGTCGCAACAGCAGAGCGTCTCCTCCGACGCAGGCGATAACGGTACAAAACGTAAGAGCTGGTTCAAGCGGACGTTTACCAAAAGCTAG
- a CDS encoding DUF3602 domain-containing protein (transcript_id=CADANIAT00010102) encodes MTQHETNAPIVSHGRGGQGNIGPDSNEYVDGGIVREGPVGDQGDGAYSAGRGGAGNIGSPHVKPAKQPHDVEFIPEISVRQSMDGDYHTGRGGQGNVHLDPQHQKAKEEKKEEKKASLAHEGLADKLKHKILGKK; translated from the exons ATGACTCAACACGAGACAAATGCTCCTATCGTATCACATGGCCGTGGAG GCCAGGGAAACATCGGTCCTGATAGCAACGA GTACGTTGACGGCGGAATCGTCCGCGAAGGGCCCGTTGGCGACCAAGGCGATGGCGCTTATTCCGCTGGT CGTGGCGGCGCCGGAAACATCGGTTCCCCTCACGTAAAACCCGCGAAACAGCCTCACGATGTCGAATTCATCCCTGAAATCTCAGTCCGACAGTCCATGGATGGGGATTATCATACTGGG CGCGGCGGCCAGGGTAATGTGCATCTAGATCCTCAGCACCAGAAGGCtaaggaggagaaaaaagaggagaaaaaagcCAGCCTTGCGCATGAGGGCCTGGCAGATAAATTAAAGCATAAGATTTTGGGGAAGAAGTGA
- a CDS encoding putative mitochondrial phosphate carrier protein (transcript_id=CADANIAT00010103): MFPPQDVMSGAFSAQRQWSQNQQTLGTGPTRREPFPAWSVVEDTKKKANAISKEAAREFEIASQKAQSKTGKIEPWSAKYYAACTFGGLLACGLTHTAVTPLDLIKCRRQVDSALYKSNMDAFRKIRAAEGLRGVFTGWSPTFFGYSAQGAFKYGGYEYFKKFYSDLVGVENAARYKTPLYLAASASAELIADVALCPFEAVKVRTQTTIPPEFRSTFGGISAVVAKEGTAGLYKGLYPLWGRQIPYTMMKFASFENIVEAIYHYLPGQKSDYNKGAQTAVAFTGGYLAGILCAIVSHPADVMVSKLNANRLPGEAFGAATGRIYKEIGFMGLWNGLPVRIIMIGTLTGLQWMIYDSFKIFMGLPTTGGGPAKEQK; the protein is encoded by the exons ATGTTTCCACCGCAGGATGTCATGTCTGGTGCCTTTTCCGCCCAGCGTCAGTGGAGCCAAAACCAACAGACTCTGGGTACTGGGCCGACTAGACGAGAGCCATTCCCTGCCTGGAGCGTGGTCGAAGACACCAAAAAAAAGGCCAATGCGATAAGCAAGGAAGCTGCGCGGGAATTTGAGATTGCCAGTCAAAAAGCGCAGTccaagactggaaagatcGAGCCTTGGTCCGCGAAGTACTATGCGGCCTGTACTTTTGGTGGCCTGTTGGCTTGT GGCTTAACACACACTGCTGTGACTCCGTTGGACCTTATCAAATGCCGGCGCCAGGTCGACTCGGCGCTGTATAAGAGCAATATGGATGCATTCAGGAAGATTCGGGCCGCCGAAGGTCTGAGAGGCGTATTCACCGGCTGGAGTCCTACGTTTTTTGGCTACAGC GCCCAAGGAGCGTTCAAGTACGGAGGCTACGAGTATTTCAAGAAGTTCTATAGTGACCTTGTCGGGGTTGAAAATGCCGCCCGCTATAAGACGCCTTTGTACTTGGCAGCGAGTGCTTCAGCAGAGCTGATTGCCGACGTTGCACTCTGTCCCTTTGAGGCAGTCAAAGTGCGCACGCAGACGACCATTCCGCCCGAGTTCCGCTCCACGTTTGGCGGGATCTCTGCTGTTGTCGCAAAAGAAGGGACAGCTGG ACTATACAAGGGTTTGTATCCGCTCTGGGGCCGACAGATCCCCTATACCATGATGAAATTCGCTTCTTTTGAAAATATTGTCGAGGCCATTTACCACTACCTCCCGGGCCAAAAGTCAGACTACAACAAAGGCGCGCAGACTGCTGTCGCATTCACTGGAGGATATCTTGCCGGTATTCTGTGTGCGATCGTCTCTCATCCTGCGGATGTTATGGTGAGTAAGTTGAACGCAAATCGCCTGCCTGGTGAGGCCTTTGGTGCCGCCACAGGCAGGATTTACAAGGAAATCGGCTTTATGGGTCTATGGAACGGCCTCCCCGTCAGGATCATCATGATCGGAACATTG ACCGGTCTGCAATGGATGAT TTACGATTCGTTCAAGATATTCATGGGCCTGCCAACCACAGGAGGTGGTCCAGCGAAGGAGCAGAAGTAG
- a CDS encoding putative cystathionine beta-synthase (beta-thionase) (transcript_id=CADANIAT00010104), whose amino-acid sequence MASYMNASEAFVREKLDASTGNPIPQSLWADKYRGLTQTLSPKATVEDLDPPPALSVSPSTPISAALLAAFERDYTHLTVTSSAHRSLLGYLSIPRLKELLAAGKVKESDTVSAAMQRFNRKRGTYQVITMETPLEELEKFFESGEGTNGEKREFAVVTDAERKFVLGVATKGDLEEFVRRRP is encoded by the exons ATGGCCTCCTACATGAACGCCAGCGAAGCCTTCGTCCGCGAAAAGCTCGACGCAAGCACAGGAAATCCAATTCCACAATCATTATGGGCTGACAAATATCGCGGA CTAACGCAAACTCTATCGCCAAAGGCCACAGTCGAGGACCTAGATCCACCCCCCGCCCTCTCCGTTTCCCCTAGCACTCCCATctctgctgcgctgctggcCGCCTTCGAACGTGACTACACACACCTCACTGTTACCTCCTCCGCGCACCGCTCTCTGCTCGGATACCTCAGCATCCCGCGACTCAAGGAACTGCTTGCGGCAGGGAAGGTAAAGGAATCGGATACAGTTTCGGCAGCTATGCAGAGGTTCAACAGGAAGCGGGGCACATATCAGGTTATTACAATGGAAACGCCGCttgaggaactggagaagTTTTTTGAGAGCGGGGAGGGAACgaatggagagaagagggagtttGCTGTAGTGACAGACGCAGAGAGGAAGTTTGTGCTCGGAGTCGCGACAAAGGGAGATCTGGAAGAGTTCGTTAGGCGGAGACCCTGA
- a CDS encoding protein vma21 (transcript_id=CADANIAT00010105) yields MATRRPGKSYADAAVPGSTPGETPSELSSDTSPAVPMHVIYKLIGFTIAMITTPVGMYFVSVTFGASTTVAGIIAAVMANIILFLYIYVAWQEDKEEREADAARRKGAKAQ; encoded by the exons ATGGCCACCCGGCGACCCGGAAAATCATACGCAGATGCCGCTGTCCCTGGCTCTACGCCGGGCGAGACGCCCTCAGAACTAAGCTCCGATACTTCGCCTGCTGTGCCGAT GCATGTAATCTACAAACTGATTGGCTTTACTATCGCCATGATCACGACGCCCGTGGGAATGTATTTCGTCTCAGTGACGTTTGGGG CGAGCACTACTGTTGCTGGGATTATTGCGGCCGTCATGGCGAATATCATCCTGTTTCTGTATATCTATGTTGCGTGGCaggaggataaggaggagagggaagCGGACGCGGCGAGAAGGAAGGGGGCGAAGGCTCAGTAA
- a CDS encoding uncharacterized protein (transcript_id=CADANIAT00010106), whose product MRLAGRCLLMKALEVAKHKPVAAMQSSHVGGMLFGFDISSMSAIIGTDQYNDYFDNPSGLRQGAIDSSLAAGSVVGSAIAGYVSDKIGRRDSIAFACIWWLVGTAVQTANNGFGSLIAGRVLNGVCVGITSSQIHVYLAEIAKKEKRGQPIVSQQLAIVGLPFLPRSPRWLAKVDRTEEAIATLANIQADGNRDDPLVVAEWEEITMVLQAERNALPGWRKFVYNGMWKRTLAGFTVQMWQQNSGANVMTYYVVYIFMMANLTGNINLISSGIQYALFIIFTTFIFFYIDKTGRRPLLIYGALIMALCHFVVGGILSSGEYVPGGSHTVIAFSYLLIIFYALTLAPVCWVYATEVWSLETRATGMGIAAIGNWLFNFALGLYIPLGFQNITWKMFIVFGAMCVLAAIHFFFTYPETCGKTLEEIEEMFAPGGPKPWHTKPGGSKVDAHIDAVRAHSKHINYDTMEAKAGAEVNEKVG is encoded by the exons ATGCGGTTGGCTGGCAGATGCCTCTTAATGAAAGCTCTGGAGGTTGCAAAGCACAAGCCGGTTGCTGCCATGCAATCCTCTCACG TTGGCGGGATGCTCTTTGGTTTCGATATCTCGTCCATGTCAGCAATCATCGGTACTGATCAATACAATGACTACTTCGACAACCCCTCTGGACTTCGTCAGGGCGCTATCGACTCTTCCctcgctgctggatctgTAGTCGGTTCCGCCATTGCAGGTTATGTCTCCGACAAGATTGGTCGCCGCGACTCAATTGCGTTCGCTTGTATATGGTGGCTTGTCGGGACTGCTGTCCAAACCGCGAACAACGGTTTTGGGTCCTTGATTGCAGGTCGGGTTTTAAATGGAGTCTGCGTTGGAATTACCAGTTCACAAATACATGTCTATCTTGCAGAAATCgccaaaaaggaaaagcgTGGACAGCCGATCGTCAGTCAGCAGTTGGCCATTG TTGGCCTGCCATTCCTTCCGCGATCTCCCAGATGGCTCGCGAAGGTCGACCGCACCGAGGAAGCTATTGCGACTTTGGCCAACATCCAGGCCGACGGCAATCGTGATGACCCGCTTGTCGTTGCCGAGTGGGAGGAGATCACGATGGTGCTACAGGCAGAGCGCAACGCGCTACCAGGGTGGCGCAAGTTCGTCTACAAT GGCATGTGGAAGCGCACCCTCGCTGGCTTTACAGTGCAAATGTGGCAGCAGAACTCCGGCGCTAATGTGATGACCTAT TATGTCGTGTACATCTTCATGATGGCCAATTTAACcggcaacatcaacctcatctcctcTGGTATACAGTACGcgctcttcatcatcttcacgaccttcatcttcttctacATCGACAAAACCGGTCGTCGTCCGCTCCTGATCTATGGTGCTCTCATTATGGCACTCTGCCATTTTGTCGTTGGCGGCATTCTTTCCTCTGGCGAGTACGTCCCCGGCGGT TCTCACACCGTTATCGCGTTCTCCTACCTCCTGATCATCTTCTACGCTCTAACCCTCGCCCCTGTCTGCTGGGTCTACGCCACAGAAGTGTGGTCCCTAGAAACCCGTGCTACAGGCATGGGTATTGCTGCGATTGGTAATTGGCTCTTCAACTTCGCTCTAGGTCTCTACATTCCGCTAGGATTCCAGAACATCACCTGGAAGATGTTCATCGTTTTCGGTGCCATGTGTGTCCTCGCAGCtattcatttcttcttcacctACCCCGAGACCTGTGGCAAGACCCTTGAGGAGATCGAGGAGATGTTTGCGCCTGGAGGACCGAAGCCTTGGCATACGAAGCCTGGTGGCTCGAAAGTTGACGCGCACATTGATGCGGTCCGCGCACACAGCAAGCACATTAATTATGACACAATGGAGGCCAAGGCCGGAGCTGAGGTGAATGAAAAGGTTGGCTGA